From Carya illinoinensis cultivar Pawnee chromosome 5, C.illinoinensisPawnee_v1, whole genome shotgun sequence, one genomic window encodes:
- the LOC122311102 gene encoding OVARIAN TUMOR DOMAIN-containing deubiquitinating enzyme 1, with product MQNQEGPKADGEFEAAASTPTPEFDDWPNFGDDDIMQQQSAIRAEEADKTPFVGDKEPLSSLAAEYKSGSPILLEKIKVLGEKYDAIRRTRGDGNCFFRSFMFSYLEHILESQDRKEVDHVKVNVEQCRKTLQSLGYADFTFEDFFALFLEQLESVLQGNETSISQDELLLRSRDQSISDYVVMFFRFVTSGEIRRRSEFFEPFITGLTNTTVEQFCKSSVEPMGEESDHVHITALSDALGVPIRVVYLDRSSCDSGGVSVNHHDFIPAVGDVTNASGSSETVSPFITLLYRPGHYDILYPK from the exons ATGCAGAATCAGGAAGGCCCCAAAGCAGATGGGGAATTTGAGGCTGCGGCGTCCACTCCGACACCTGAGTTTGATGATTGGCCAAATTTTGGAGATGATGATATTATGCAGCAGCAATCTGCAATCCGGGCTGAGGAAGCGGATAAAACCCCATTTGTAGGCGATAAG GAGCCACTGTCTTCACTGGCAGCTGAATATAAATCGGGGAGCCCTATCTTGTTGGAAAAAATTAAG GTGCTTGGTGAAAAATATGATGCCATTCGGCGAACAAGAGGAGATGGAAACTGCTTCTTTCGAAGCTTTATGTTTTCATACCTT GAGCATATTTTGGAATCACAAGATCGTAAAGAAGTTGATCATGTCAAAGTTAATGTTGAGCAATGTAGAAAAACGCTTCAGAGCTTGGGTTATGCAGACTTCACTTTTGAAGACTTTTTTGCG ttATTCCTTGAGCAGCTGGAAAGCGTTCTTCAAGGAAATGAAACTTCAATAAG TCAAGATGAGCTTTTACTCAGGAGTCGAGATCAGTCAATATCTGATTATG TTGTAATGTTTTTCAGATTTGTTACCTCTGGTGAAATAAGAAGGCGCTCAGAGTTTTTTGAACCTTTTATAACGGGTTTAACAAATACAACTGTAGAGCAG ttttgcaagtcatcagtgGAACCAATGGGTGAAGAGAGCGACCATGTGCACATTACTGCACTGTCAGATGCATTGGGTGTGCCAATCCGTGTTGTGTACCTTGATCGCAGCTCCTGTGATAGTGGTGGTGTTAGTGTAAATCATCATGATTTTATTCCTGCTGTTGGTGATGTCACAAATGCAAGTGGTAGCTCTGAGACAGTTAGCCCCTTTATCACTTTGCTATATCGCCCTGGTCACTATGATATTCTCTACCCGAAGTGA
- the LOC122311101 gene encoding protein MEI2-like 4 isoform X1 encodes MPSEIMDQPGFSSSSSYFSDDLCFSNERQFGFWKSDNMHGGFANNNSVASSPMENLVPVESQIVKSPEHPESFLIQDEQVKFSLHRHAVGAGRASSHSLALNVQPASYAMEGNKSSMMGTQYESSLFSSSLSDLFSRKWRLPSNDAPYGHSVDTVASHYEEEEPFESLEEIEAQTIGNLLPDDDDLLSGVTDGLEYIVQPGGDDAEELDLFSSVGGMDLGDDGSYDGQKNSDFTGGVSNSQPEASNGSIAGEHPHGEHPSRTLFVRNINSNVEDSELKTLFEQYGDIRTLYTACKHRGFVMISYYDIRAARNAMKALQNRPVRRRKLDIHYSIPKDNPSEKDINQGTLVVFNLDSSVSNDELRQIFGAYGEIKEIRETPHRSHHKFIEFYDVRAAEVALRALNKSDIAGKQIKLEPSRPGGSRRLLQPFPSELECDERGPYLQQNSPPIDSNSGFSVSVPHGEIASSGMDHGTILGVHSAIQVPSIETAFNHGISSSVPNCLPSLVRLGSVGNQPGLTESAHSPAQLKFDIRGTTTFHPHSLPEYHDGLTNGIHLNSPGTMTTNINPSPPERFDNRQLHRLNSNAHPIELNEAVFGSAGNGSCPLPGHHYSWNRSYHPQPPGMMWPNSPSFVNGICGSHPTPRLHGLPRAPSNMPNSVLPINNHHVGSAPSVIASLWDRQHAYTGESPEASGFHPGSLGHLRISNNSPHAMEFVSHSIFPHIGGNCMDLSVPPKNIGLQSHNQRCMVFPGRGQMIPMVNSFDPPTERARSRRNEGGSSQAENKKQYELDIDRIMRGEDNRTTLMIKNIPNKYTSKMLMAAIDERHPGTYDFIYLPIDFKNKCNVGYAFINMKDPSLIIPFYQAFNGKKWEKFNSEKVASLAFARIQGIAALIAHFQNSSLMNEDKRCRPILFNTDGPNAGDQVPFPMGVNVRTRPGKARTNIHEENQGSPPKMGNGEDSAGDPSSGSSKESD; translated from the exons ATGCCATCTGAAATAATGGACCAACCTGGTTTTTCATCATCATCCTCGTATTTCTCCGATGATTTATGTTTTTCCAACGAG AGGCAGTTTGGTTTTTGGAAGTCGGATAACATGCATGGTGGCTTTG CCAACAACAATTCAGTCGCCTCATCACCTATGGAGAATCTTGTTCCAGTGGAAAGCCAGATAGTGAAGTCCCCGGAACATCCTGAGTCTTTCTTAATACAAGATGAGCAAGTAAAATTTAGCTTACATAGGCATGCAGTGGGAGCAGGGAGAGCATCTAGTCATTCATTGGCTTTGAATGTACAGCCAGCATCTTATGCTATGGAAGGCAACAAGAGTAGCATGATGGGTACTCAGTATGAGAGTAGTCTCTTCTCGAGTTCATTATCAGATTTATTCAGTAGGAAGT GGAGATTACCATCAAACGATGCTCCATATGGCCATTCTGTTGATACTGTTGCCTCCCACTATGAGGAAGAGGAACCTTTTGAATCCCTTGAAGAAATTGAGGCCCAAACCATCGGAAACCTCTTACCTGATGACGATGACTTGCTTTCTGGAGTGACAGATGGGCTTGAGTATATTGTCCAACCTGGTGGGGATGATGCAGAAGAGTTGGACCTTTTCAGCAGTGTTGGGGGTATGGATTTGGGAGATGATGGTTCATATGATGGACAAAAGAATTCTGACTTTACTGGGGGAGTTTCTAATAGTCAGCCAGAGGCATCAAATGGTTCAATAGCTGGCGAACACCCACATGGCGAACACCCTTCCAGGACATTGTTTGTTAgaaatataaatagtaatgtTGAAGACTCGGAGTTGAAGACCCTTTTTGAG CAATATGGAGATATCCGCACTCTCTATACAGCTTGCAAGCATCGCGGTTTTGTTATGATCTCCTATTATGATATTAGAGCAGCCCGAAATGCGATGAAAGCACTTCAGAATAGACCAGTGAGGCGCAGGAAGCTTGACATACATTACTCGATTCCAAAG GATAACCCTTCTGAGAAAGATATCAATCAGGGTACCCTCGTGGTATTTAACCTTGATTCCTCTGTTTCAAATGATGAACTTCGTCAGATTTTTGGTGCCTATGGAGAAATCAAGGAG ATTCGCGAAACCCCACATAGAAGTCATCACAAGTTCATTGAGTTTTATGATGTTAGAGCAGCAGAGGTTGCTCTTCGTGCATTAAATAAGAGTGATATTGCCGGGAAGCAGATTAAGCTTGAGCCAAGCCGCCCTGGGGGATCAAGACG TCTGTTGCAACCATTTCCTTCGGAGTTGGAATGTGATGAACGTGGCCCTTACCTGCAACAAAATAGCCCTCCTATTGACTCAAACAGTGGCTTCTCTG TCTCAGTCCCGCATGGGGAAATTGCATCTAGTGGCATGGATCATGGAACTATTTTGGGGGTGCACTCTGCAATACAAGTTCCCTCCATAGAAACTGCATTTAATCATGGGATTTCTTCTAGTGTACCGAACTGCTTACCCTCACTGGTGAGACTTGGATCAGTTGGCAATCAACCTGGCCTTACTGAGTCTGCACATTCACCGGCACAACTGAAATTTGACATTCGTGGCACGACAACTTTTCATCCTCATTCACTTCCAGAGTATCACGATGGTTTAACTAATGGCATCCATTTGAACTCGCCGGGTACCATGACTACAAACATCAATCCCAGTCCACCAGAAAGATTTGATAACAGGCAGTTGCACAGACTAAACTCAAATGCACATCCAATTGAACTCAATGAAGCTG TTTTTGGTTCTGCGGGTAATGGGAGCTGCCCACTTCCTGGACATCATTATTCATGGAATAGATCCTACCACCCTCAGCCTCCAGGAATGATGTGGCCAAACTCACCATCATTTGTCAATGGAATTTGTGGATCACATCCCACACCGCGATTGCATGGACTTCCTAGAGCACCATCTAATATGCCGAATTCAGTTTTACCCATAAATAACCACCATGTGGGATCAGCACCCTCAGTTATTGCTTCACTCTGGGATAGACAACATGCCTATACAGGGGAATCCCCTGAGGCTTCTGGATTTCATCCCGGTTCTCTTGGGCACTTGAGGATTTCTAATAACTCGCCACATGCAATGGAATTTGTTTCTCACAGCATCTTTCCTCACATTGGTGGAAACTGTATGGACCTATCAGTTCCCCCCAAAAATATAGGACTCCAGTCCCATAATCAGAGGTGCATGGTATTTCCTGGTAGAGGCCAAATGATTCCAATGGTTAATTCATTTGATCCTCCAACTGAACGTGCTAGAAGTCGTAGGAATGAAGGTGGCTCTAGTCAGGCTGAGAACAAAAAACAGTATGAACTTGATATCGACAGGATAATGCGAGGGGAAGATAACCGGACAACACTTATGATAAAGAACATTCCTAACAA GTATACATCGAAGATGCTAATGGCTGCAATAGACGAACGCCATCCAGGAACCTATGATTTCATTTATCTTCCAATTGATTTTAAG AACAAATGTAACGTGGGGTATGCATTTATCAACATGAAAGACCCTAGCTTGATCATTCCATTCTATCAG GCATTCAATGGGAAGAAATGGGAGAAATTTAATAGTGAAAAGGTAGCGTCACTTGCATTTGCTCGCATACAAGGTATAGCTGCTCTCATCGCACATTTCCAGAACTCAAGCTTGATGAATGAGGATAAGCGATGCCGACCAATTCTGTTCAATACTGATGGCCCCAATGCTGGTGATCAG GTTCCCTTCCCAATGGGGGTTAATGTCCGTACCAGACCCGGAAAAGCTCGGACCAACATCCATGAGGAGAACCAAGGAAGCCCACCAAAAATGGGAAATGGGGAGGATTCTGCTGGAGATCCATCTTCAGGTTCTTCAAAGGAGTCAGACTAA
- the LOC122311101 gene encoding protein MEI2-like 4 isoform X2, with the protein MHGGFANNNSVASSPMENLVPVESQIVKSPEHPESFLIQDEQVKFSLHRHAVGAGRASSHSLALNVQPASYAMEGNKSSMMGTQYESSLFSSSLSDLFSRKWRLPSNDAPYGHSVDTVASHYEEEEPFESLEEIEAQTIGNLLPDDDDLLSGVTDGLEYIVQPGGDDAEELDLFSSVGGMDLGDDGSYDGQKNSDFTGGVSNSQPEASNGSIAGEHPHGEHPSRTLFVRNINSNVEDSELKTLFEQYGDIRTLYTACKHRGFVMISYYDIRAARNAMKALQNRPVRRRKLDIHYSIPKDNPSEKDINQGTLVVFNLDSSVSNDELRQIFGAYGEIKEIRETPHRSHHKFIEFYDVRAAEVALRALNKSDIAGKQIKLEPSRPGGSRRLLQPFPSELECDERGPYLQQNSPPIDSNSGFSVSVPHGEIASSGMDHGTILGVHSAIQVPSIETAFNHGISSSVPNCLPSLVRLGSVGNQPGLTESAHSPAQLKFDIRGTTTFHPHSLPEYHDGLTNGIHLNSPGTMTTNINPSPPERFDNRQLHRLNSNAHPIELNEAVFGSAGNGSCPLPGHHYSWNRSYHPQPPGMMWPNSPSFVNGICGSHPTPRLHGLPRAPSNMPNSVLPINNHHVGSAPSVIASLWDRQHAYTGESPEASGFHPGSLGHLRISNNSPHAMEFVSHSIFPHIGGNCMDLSVPPKNIGLQSHNQRCMVFPGRGQMIPMVNSFDPPTERARSRRNEGGSSQAENKKQYELDIDRIMRGEDNRTTLMIKNIPNKYTSKMLMAAIDERHPGTYDFIYLPIDFKNKCNVGYAFINMKDPSLIIPFYQAFNGKKWEKFNSEKVASLAFARIQGIAALIAHFQNSSLMNEDKRCRPILFNTDGPNAGDQVPFPMGVNVRTRPGKARTNIHEENQGSPPKMGNGEDSAGDPSSGSSKESD; encoded by the exons ATGCATGGTGGCTTTG CCAACAACAATTCAGTCGCCTCATCACCTATGGAGAATCTTGTTCCAGTGGAAAGCCAGATAGTGAAGTCCCCGGAACATCCTGAGTCTTTCTTAATACAAGATGAGCAAGTAAAATTTAGCTTACATAGGCATGCAGTGGGAGCAGGGAGAGCATCTAGTCATTCATTGGCTTTGAATGTACAGCCAGCATCTTATGCTATGGAAGGCAACAAGAGTAGCATGATGGGTACTCAGTATGAGAGTAGTCTCTTCTCGAGTTCATTATCAGATTTATTCAGTAGGAAGT GGAGATTACCATCAAACGATGCTCCATATGGCCATTCTGTTGATACTGTTGCCTCCCACTATGAGGAAGAGGAACCTTTTGAATCCCTTGAAGAAATTGAGGCCCAAACCATCGGAAACCTCTTACCTGATGACGATGACTTGCTTTCTGGAGTGACAGATGGGCTTGAGTATATTGTCCAACCTGGTGGGGATGATGCAGAAGAGTTGGACCTTTTCAGCAGTGTTGGGGGTATGGATTTGGGAGATGATGGTTCATATGATGGACAAAAGAATTCTGACTTTACTGGGGGAGTTTCTAATAGTCAGCCAGAGGCATCAAATGGTTCAATAGCTGGCGAACACCCACATGGCGAACACCCTTCCAGGACATTGTTTGTTAgaaatataaatagtaatgtTGAAGACTCGGAGTTGAAGACCCTTTTTGAG CAATATGGAGATATCCGCACTCTCTATACAGCTTGCAAGCATCGCGGTTTTGTTATGATCTCCTATTATGATATTAGAGCAGCCCGAAATGCGATGAAAGCACTTCAGAATAGACCAGTGAGGCGCAGGAAGCTTGACATACATTACTCGATTCCAAAG GATAACCCTTCTGAGAAAGATATCAATCAGGGTACCCTCGTGGTATTTAACCTTGATTCCTCTGTTTCAAATGATGAACTTCGTCAGATTTTTGGTGCCTATGGAGAAATCAAGGAG ATTCGCGAAACCCCACATAGAAGTCATCACAAGTTCATTGAGTTTTATGATGTTAGAGCAGCAGAGGTTGCTCTTCGTGCATTAAATAAGAGTGATATTGCCGGGAAGCAGATTAAGCTTGAGCCAAGCCGCCCTGGGGGATCAAGACG TCTGTTGCAACCATTTCCTTCGGAGTTGGAATGTGATGAACGTGGCCCTTACCTGCAACAAAATAGCCCTCCTATTGACTCAAACAGTGGCTTCTCTG TCTCAGTCCCGCATGGGGAAATTGCATCTAGTGGCATGGATCATGGAACTATTTTGGGGGTGCACTCTGCAATACAAGTTCCCTCCATAGAAACTGCATTTAATCATGGGATTTCTTCTAGTGTACCGAACTGCTTACCCTCACTGGTGAGACTTGGATCAGTTGGCAATCAACCTGGCCTTACTGAGTCTGCACATTCACCGGCACAACTGAAATTTGACATTCGTGGCACGACAACTTTTCATCCTCATTCACTTCCAGAGTATCACGATGGTTTAACTAATGGCATCCATTTGAACTCGCCGGGTACCATGACTACAAACATCAATCCCAGTCCACCAGAAAGATTTGATAACAGGCAGTTGCACAGACTAAACTCAAATGCACATCCAATTGAACTCAATGAAGCTG TTTTTGGTTCTGCGGGTAATGGGAGCTGCCCACTTCCTGGACATCATTATTCATGGAATAGATCCTACCACCCTCAGCCTCCAGGAATGATGTGGCCAAACTCACCATCATTTGTCAATGGAATTTGTGGATCACATCCCACACCGCGATTGCATGGACTTCCTAGAGCACCATCTAATATGCCGAATTCAGTTTTACCCATAAATAACCACCATGTGGGATCAGCACCCTCAGTTATTGCTTCACTCTGGGATAGACAACATGCCTATACAGGGGAATCCCCTGAGGCTTCTGGATTTCATCCCGGTTCTCTTGGGCACTTGAGGATTTCTAATAACTCGCCACATGCAATGGAATTTGTTTCTCACAGCATCTTTCCTCACATTGGTGGAAACTGTATGGACCTATCAGTTCCCCCCAAAAATATAGGACTCCAGTCCCATAATCAGAGGTGCATGGTATTTCCTGGTAGAGGCCAAATGATTCCAATGGTTAATTCATTTGATCCTCCAACTGAACGTGCTAGAAGTCGTAGGAATGAAGGTGGCTCTAGTCAGGCTGAGAACAAAAAACAGTATGAACTTGATATCGACAGGATAATGCGAGGGGAAGATAACCGGACAACACTTATGATAAAGAACATTCCTAACAA GTATACATCGAAGATGCTAATGGCTGCAATAGACGAACGCCATCCAGGAACCTATGATTTCATTTATCTTCCAATTGATTTTAAG AACAAATGTAACGTGGGGTATGCATTTATCAACATGAAAGACCCTAGCTTGATCATTCCATTCTATCAG GCATTCAATGGGAAGAAATGGGAGAAATTTAATAGTGAAAAGGTAGCGTCACTTGCATTTGCTCGCATACAAGGTATAGCTGCTCTCATCGCACATTTCCAGAACTCAAGCTTGATGAATGAGGATAAGCGATGCCGACCAATTCTGTTCAATACTGATGGCCCCAATGCTGGTGATCAG GTTCCCTTCCCAATGGGGGTTAATGTCCGTACCAGACCCGGAAAAGCTCGGACCAACATCCATGAGGAGAACCAAGGAAGCCCACCAAAAATGGGAAATGGGGAGGATTCTGCTGGAGATCCATCTTCAGGTTCTTCAAAGGAGTCAGACTAA